In Streptomyces violaceusniger Tu 4113, one DNA window encodes the following:
- a CDS encoding alpha/beta hydrolase, protein MSYTLDPQLVPILAAQAEQAAGLPARERGDWRAMREAGNLGQAAMAAMVPPVTGIKTTTYFATARDGTRIELRWYTTGEKPAPGPAVLYAHGGGMVLGDLDAYDTLLSWYVAQSGVPFLSVGYRLAPEATGTMLAEDVFAGLTWLVEHAHEVGVDATRIAVMGDSGGGAPAAATAILARDRQVPLARQILVYPMLDDRNQTPDPAREPFLTWTYDSNYTAWNAVLGDALGTATVSPIAAPARLHDFTGLAPAYIDTGDLDIFRDEDISYAARLAAAGVPVELHVHLGVPHGWDRIAPQSQAARRAFADRIRTLAAL, encoded by the coding sequence ATGAGCTACACCCTTGACCCGCAGCTGGTCCCGATCCTGGCCGCCCAGGCCGAGCAGGCCGCGGGCCTGCCTGCGCGCGAGCGCGGGGATTGGCGGGCGATGCGGGAGGCCGGAAACCTCGGCCAGGCCGCCATGGCGGCCATGGTCCCCCCGGTCACCGGGATCAAGACCACCACCTACTTCGCCACGGCACGCGACGGGACCCGGATCGAACTGCGCTGGTACACCACCGGCGAGAAGCCCGCGCCCGGCCCGGCCGTGCTCTACGCCCACGGCGGCGGCATGGTCCTGGGCGACCTGGACGCCTACGACACCCTGCTGTCCTGGTACGTCGCCCAGAGCGGGGTGCCGTTTCTGTCCGTCGGCTACCGGCTCGCCCCCGAGGCCACCGGCACCATGCTCGCCGAGGACGTCTTCGCCGGTCTGACCTGGCTGGTCGAGCACGCACACGAGGTGGGCGTGGACGCCACCCGTATCGCGGTGATGGGCGACAGCGGCGGCGGCGCGCCCGCGGCTGCCACCGCGATCCTCGCGCGGGACCGGCAGGTACCACTTGCCCGGCAGATACTGGTCTATCCGATGCTCGACGACCGCAACCAGACTCCCGACCCTGCCCGCGAGCCCTTCCTGACCTGGACCTACGACAGCAACTACACCGCCTGGAACGCGGTACTCGGCGACGCGCTGGGCACCGCGACGGTATCGCCGATCGCCGCACCGGCCCGCCTGCATGACTTCACCGGCCTGGCCCCCGCCTACATCGACACCGGCGACCTGGACATCTTCCGCGACGAGGACATCTCCTACGCAGCGCGCCTCGCAGCCGCAGGCGTCCCGGTCGAACTGCACGTCCACCTCGGCGTCCCGCACGGATGGGACCGTATCGCCCCCCAGTCCCAGGCCGCCCGGCGCGCCTTCGCCGACCGCATCCGCACCCTCGCCGCCCTCTGA
- a CDS encoding IS5 family transposase (programmed frameshift) translates to MGRGDLTDAEWERLRPFLPVSNGRCGRWRDHRQVIDGILHRVRTGVQWRDLPERFGPWKTVYERHRLWSADGTWERLLQQVQAAADAAGDIDWDLAVDSTIVRAHQHAAGARTDPPPAAASKGAETRTPGRASVAEPARPAGGGGAGGEGLGRSRGGLTSKLHLSADGRCRPLSLIVTGGQRADCTQFQPVLEKIRVPRPGPGRPRTKPDSLAADKAYSNGPCRDYLRRRGIRHIIPEKSDSQAARLRKGSRGGRPPGFDEERYKKRNTVERAINRLKQSRAVATRYDKRGYVFLGTATTAALVIWLRT, encoded by the exons ATGGGGCGGGGTGATCTGACGGATGCGGAGTGGGAACGACTGCGGCCGTTCCTGCCGGTCAGCAATGGACGTTGTGGCAGGTGGCGGGATCATCGACAGGTGATCGACGGGATCCTGCACCGCGTGCGCACCGGGGTGCAGTGGCGTGATCTGCCCGAACGGTTCGGACCGTGGAAGACCGTCTATGAACGCCACCGGCTATGGTCGGCCGACGGCACCTGGGAACGCCTGCTGCAGCAGGTCCAAGCCGCGGCCGACGCCGCGGGCGACATCGACTGGGACCTGGCGGTCGACTCGACCATCGTGCGCGCTCATCAGCACGCGGCCGGTGCTCGCACAGATCCGCCGCCGGCAGCCGCGTCAAAGGGGGCCGAAACA AGAACACCAGGACGAGCCTCCGTGGCAGAGCCTGCTCGCCCGGCTGGTGGAGGTGGTGCAGGAGGTGAGGGACTGGGCCGCTCGCGCGGCGGACTCACGAGCAAGCTCCACCTGAGCGCCGACGGCCGCTGCCGCCCGCTGTCCCTGATTGTCACCGGTGGACAGCGGGCGGACTGCACCCAGTTCCAGCCGGTGCTGGAGAAGATCCGCGTTCCACGGCCGGGGCCGGGCAGACCGCGCACAAAGCCCGACAGCCTCGCCGCTGACAAGGCCTACAGCAACGGGCCCTGCCGCGACTACCTGCGACGACGGGGCATCCGGCACATCATCCCGGAGAAGTCCGACAGTCAGGCCGCCCGCCTGCGTAAAGGCTCACGCGGCGGACGGCCACCCGGCTTCGACGAGGAACGGTACAAGAAGCGCAACACGGTCGAGCGGGCGATCAACAGGTTGAAGCAGTCCCGGGCCGTGGCCACTCGCTACGACAAACGCGGCTACGTCTTCCTCGGCACAGCCACCACAGCCGCGCTGGTCATTTGGCTTCGCACATGA
- a CDS encoding serine hydrolase domain-containing protein: MRLIPTCVFSDAAPPALSDGHAVDRFVQIASLTKVVTGTALTRMAASEVLALDDPVERWLPAAPTTGITLLHLARHTSGLPRLPPGRLSRRDPYAAFDRPALDCLLPRLDTLATRPPGQQGEYSNLGYAVLGAALTAASGTTYEELVTEYVLRPLDITEVTANPEPGRSLPIPGLLGRPRKSWTMNGAILPAGGLWATPRAAADLVVRILVERRLGDPAPSWQTSGPLRWHNGATRHASLFAGAMDNGPWVLIHRLNAAPEDTDRAGIETLKASRTAP, from the coding sequence ATGCGCCTCATACCGACCTGCGTGTTCAGCGACGCCGCTCCGCCGGCCCTCAGCGACGGTCACGCCGTCGACCGCTTCGTCCAGATCGCCTCGCTCACCAAGGTCGTCACCGGCACAGCGCTGACCCGCATGGCCGCGTCCGAGGTGCTGGCGCTCGACGACCCCGTCGAACGATGGCTTCCCGCGGCCCCCACGACCGGGATCACGCTCCTGCACCTGGCCCGGCACACCTCCGGCCTCCCCCGCCTGCCACCAGGTCGCCTCTCCCGCCGGGACCCGTACGCTGCGTTCGACCGCCCCGCGCTGGACTGCCTGCTGCCCCGGCTCGACACCCTCGCCACGCGACCCCCCGGCCAGCAAGGGGAATACTCCAACCTTGGCTACGCCGTGCTCGGCGCGGCCCTGACCGCAGCCTCCGGGACGACGTACGAGGAGCTGGTAACCGAGTACGTCCTGCGGCCGCTCGACATCACCGAAGTAACCGCGAACCCCGAACCCGGCCGAAGTCTGCCGATCCCCGGGCTCCTCGGCCGGCCCCGCAAGTCCTGGACGATGAACGGCGCGATCCTGCCGGCGGGCGGCTTGTGGGCCACTCCCCGTGCGGCAGCCGACCTGGTGGTACGGATCCTGGTGGAGCGCCGACTGGGGGATCCCGCTCCGAGCTGGCAGACGTCCGGCCCCTTGCGCTGGCACAACGGAGCGACACGCCACGCATCACTCTTCGCCGGAGCGATGGACAACGGCCCCTGGGTGCTGATCCACCGCCTCAACGCGGCGCCGGAGGACACGGACCGGGCGGGCATCGAGACCCTCAAGGCAAGCCGAACCGCTCCCTAG
- a CDS encoding thiol-disulfide oxidoreductase DCC family protein codes for MTHHGVKPPASTPQSPAVLAYDGDCGFCQTSVDRIRALTAPTLEAVPWQFLPAESTALHLERLDREVLLLRGGTVLAGGSDALSRYVGTSPSRTYRKLAAVIHLPGVRACARVVYRWVSRNRHRLPGGTPACAVPPHGT; via the coding sequence GTGACCCACCACGGCGTCAAGCCACCGGCCTCGACACCACAGTCACCAGCCGTCCTCGCCTACGACGGGGACTGCGGCTTCTGTCAGACGTCCGTCGACCGTATCCGGGCCCTCACCGCACCGACACTGGAAGCGGTGCCGTGGCAGTTCCTGCCCGCCGAGTCGACGGCGCTGCACCTCGAGCGCCTGGACCGTGAGGTCCTGCTACTGCGCGGCGGTACGGTCCTCGCGGGCGGGTCGGACGCGCTGTCCCGCTACGTGGGCACCTCGCCGTCGCGTACGTACCGCAAGCTCGCGGCCGTGATCCATCTCCCCGGCGTCCGCGCCTGCGCCCGCGTGGTCTACCGCTGGGTGTCCCGCAACCGCCATCGTCTACCCGGCGGCACGCCCGCATGCGCGGTGCCGCCGCACGGCACATGA
- a CDS encoding helix-turn-helix transcriptional regulator, translating into MAKRGNGCHHERVSRRELADFLRRRREALHPERSPGTHPPGRRARRTPGLRREEVAALAGVSVSYYERLEQARAPRPSPEVLTTLGTALQLSTAEREHLARLAGQVPPGTDTDRRPVPDEGRQLLDRLAPTPAYLVDERQDIVAWNAEVAALIPGFEQMHAAERNTVRLAIRLGGTFCRAAQGAEGEFARQFAAQLRAASVRYPADRMLGELINELAAHSTEFAAGWRDHDVRPVPTLRKVVRHPQLGDLEVICQTLLLPGTDLQLVMYQAEPGSPSAAALARLGARSR; encoded by the coding sequence GTGGCTAAGCGCGGCAACGGGTGCCACCATGAACGGGTGAGCAGACGGGAATTGGCCGACTTCCTGCGCCGTCGGCGGGAGGCGTTGCATCCGGAACGGTCGCCGGGCACGCACCCGCCGGGCCGACGGGCCCGCCGCACACCCGGATTACGCCGCGAAGAGGTGGCCGCACTGGCCGGGGTGTCGGTCAGCTACTACGAACGGCTCGAGCAGGCCCGCGCCCCGCGCCCGTCCCCGGAGGTACTCACCACGCTCGGTACGGCGCTGCAGCTCAGCACAGCGGAGCGCGAGCACCTGGCGCGGCTGGCCGGGCAGGTGCCGCCCGGCACGGACACCGATCGACGACCGGTTCCCGACGAGGGCCGCCAGCTCCTTGACCGGCTTGCACCGACCCCCGCCTACCTGGTCGACGAGCGGCAGGACATCGTGGCCTGGAATGCCGAGGTGGCCGCGCTGATCCCCGGCTTTGAGCAGATGCACGCAGCGGAGCGCAATACGGTACGGCTGGCCATCCGCCTTGGCGGCACGTTCTGCCGGGCGGCGCAGGGCGCGGAAGGCGAGTTCGCGCGGCAGTTCGCCGCGCAGCTGCGGGCAGCCAGCGTCCGGTACCCGGCCGACCGCATGCTCGGCGAGCTGATCAACGAACTCGCCGCTCACAGCACTGAATTCGCGGCTGGCTGGCGCGATCACGACGTACGACCGGTACCCACACTGCGCAAGGTGGTGCGCCACCCCCAGCTGGGCGACCTGGAGGTGATCTGCCAGACCCTGCTGCTGCCGGGAACCGATCTGCAGCTGGTGATGTACCAGGCTGAACCAGGCAGCCCGAGCGCCGCCGCACTGGCCCGGCTCGGAGCACGCAGTCGATGA
- a CDS encoding MerR family transcriptional regulator, giving the protein MDATLPIGDFARATHLSVKTLRYYHRVGLLEPDEVDRHTGYRHYTTAQIPTAQIIRRFRALDMPIEQVAKVLAAPDLETRNALIAAHLNQMEQELARTQNAVASLRDLLTPPPGAARAEIGRRRVLATPAAAITETVDVAEALTWYQGALGEIYATLDAQGLAADGPAGGIFSNDLFTHEQGSATIFVPCAGPVRPMGRVAALVVPPVELATIVHRGPHTNIDLAYGALGVYVAEHALAVGGPVREYYPVGRHESTDTAEWRTEICWPIFHTGPAPDDSGAPRDGDGGR; this is encoded by the coding sequence ATGGACGCCACCCTGCCGATCGGGGACTTCGCCCGGGCCACACATCTGAGCGTAAAAACGCTGCGCTACTACCACCGGGTGGGCCTGCTGGAGCCGGACGAGGTGGACCGGCACACCGGGTATCGGCACTACACCACCGCGCAGATTCCGACCGCGCAGATCATCCGCCGCTTCCGCGCCCTGGACATGCCCATCGAGCAGGTGGCCAAGGTGCTGGCCGCCCCCGACCTCGAGACGCGCAACGCGCTGATCGCTGCGCACCTGAACCAGATGGAACAGGAGCTGGCCCGCACCCAGAACGCCGTCGCCTCGCTGCGCGACCTGCTCACACCCCCGCCGGGCGCCGCCCGAGCCGAGATCGGGCGCCGCCGTGTTCTAGCCACGCCCGCGGCTGCGATCACCGAGACGGTAGACGTTGCCGAGGCGCTGACCTGGTACCAGGGCGCGCTCGGTGAGATCTACGCGACGCTGGACGCCCAGGGACTGGCCGCCGACGGACCGGCTGGCGGGATCTTCAGTAACGACCTGTTCACCCACGAGCAGGGATCGGCGACGATCTTCGTGCCGTGCGCCGGACCGGTACGCCCGATGGGCCGGGTCGCCGCACTGGTGGTCCCGCCGGTCGAGTTGGCCACGATCGTCCACCGCGGCCCGCACACGAACATCGACCTGGCCTACGGAGCGCTGGGCGTTTACGTTGCCGAACACGCCCTGGCCGTGGGCGGCCCGGTCCGCGAGTACTACCCCGTCGGACGCCACGAGAGCACGGACACGGCCGAGTGGCGTACCGAGATCTGCTGGCCGATCTTCCACACCGGACCGGCCCCCGACGACTCCGGGGCGCCCAGGGATGGCGACGGCGGTCGGTAG
- a CDS encoding IS1182 family transposase, with amino-acid sequence MSMWPRSVREVPEWTAVVARAAFPRGTFAMRVRDALGEIFTDAQFADLFARRGHPALSPGFLGMVAVLQYAEGLTDRQAADAVRGRIDWKYCLGLELTDAGFDSSVLSEFRTRLVEQESAGRLLERTLELLAERQLLGAGGVQRTDATHVVANIRLLNRLELVVETMRAALEALAAAAPGWLILHTSLDWWDRYERRASDYRLPRTEATRDALARTVGQDGRRLLAAAYAAHAPGWIREVPAVQVLRQVWVQQYQCADNGACVLRAAKDLPPGSLSIGSPYDTEARYSIKRGMAWRGYKAHFTETATPDKPRLIVHVETTEASRADVETTAGRHQALTAAGRAPKEELVDAAYVSVDHVITAANNGITLTGPLPPDSGWQARDPDAFDLRDFTIDFDNRHVTCPNGKQSRYWREAHSRDGLPIIQVTFRLPDCTTCPDRSRCTRSERNARAMTFRPREQLETQQRIRAEQATDAWKERYALRAGVESTMAQASSRCDVHRARYRGLARTHLQHMLTATALNLVRTDAWLAGIPPSGAWTSRLTRLRRELAAAM; translated from the coding sequence ATGTCTATGTGGCCGCGGTCTGTGCGTGAGGTTCCGGAGTGGACGGCTGTGGTGGCTCGTGCCGCCTTCCCGCGTGGGACGTTCGCGATGCGGGTCCGGGACGCGCTGGGTGAGATCTTCACGGATGCGCAGTTCGCCGATCTGTTTGCGCGACGAGGGCATCCGGCCTTGTCGCCGGGGTTCCTGGGGATGGTAGCGGTTCTGCAGTACGCCGAGGGACTGACCGACCGGCAGGCCGCCGACGCGGTACGCGGCAGGATCGACTGGAAGTACTGTCTGGGGCTGGAGTTGACCGATGCCGGCTTCGACTCTTCCGTGCTCAGCGAGTTCCGTACCCGCCTGGTCGAGCAGGAGTCCGCGGGCCGTCTTCTGGAGCGGACCCTTGAGTTGCTCGCCGAACGGCAGCTGCTCGGGGCCGGGGGTGTGCAGCGCACCGATGCCACGCACGTGGTGGCGAATATCCGGTTGCTTAACCGGCTGGAGCTCGTGGTGGAGACCATGCGGGCCGCGCTGGAGGCCCTGGCGGCAGCCGCGCCTGGGTGGCTGATCCTGCACACCTCGCTCGACTGGTGGGACCGTTACGAGCGGCGGGCCAGCGACTATCGGCTGCCGAGGACCGAGGCCACCCGTGATGCGCTCGCCCGCACGGTCGGCCAGGATGGCCGGCGCCTGCTGGCCGCCGCCTACGCGGCGCATGCGCCGGGCTGGATCCGGGAAGTTCCCGCCGTACAGGTGCTGCGACAGGTCTGGGTCCAGCAGTACCAGTGCGCCGACAACGGGGCCTGCGTGCTGCGGGCAGCCAAGGACCTGCCGCCGGGATCGCTCTCGATCGGCAGCCCGTACGACACCGAGGCCCGCTACAGCATCAAGCGGGGCATGGCCTGGCGCGGCTACAAGGCCCACTTCACCGAGACCGCCACGCCCGACAAGCCCCGCCTGATCGTGCACGTCGAGACCACCGAGGCCAGCCGCGCGGACGTGGAGACCACCGCTGGACGCCACCAGGCCCTCACGGCCGCCGGGCGGGCGCCCAAGGAGGAACTCGTGGACGCCGCCTACGTCAGCGTCGACCACGTCATCACCGCCGCGAACAACGGCATCACTCTGACCGGGCCGCTCCCACCCGACTCGGGCTGGCAGGCCCGCGACCCCGACGCGTTCGACCTGCGCGACTTCACCATCGACTTCGACAACCGGCACGTCACCTGCCCCAACGGCAAACAGAGCCGGTACTGGCGCGAAGCCCACAGCCGCGACGGACTCCCCATCATCCAGGTCACCTTCCGTCTCCCGGACTGCACCACCTGCCCGGACCGATCCCGCTGCACCCGCTCCGAGCGCAACGCGCGCGCCATGACTTTCCGGCCCCGTGAGCAGTTGGAGACACAGCAGCGGATCCGCGCCGAGCAGGCCACCGACGCGTGGAAGGAGCGCTATGCGCTGCGGGCCGGCGTCGAGAGCACCATGGCCCAGGCGTCCAGCCGCTGTGATGTCCACCGGGCCCGTTACCGCGGGCTCGCCCGCACTCATCTCCAGCACATGCTGACTGCGACCGCCCTCAACCTCGTCCGCACCGACGCCTGGCTCGCCGGTATCCCACCCTCCGGAGCCTGGACCTCACGCCTCACGCGCCTCCGCCGCGAACTCGCAGCCGCCATGTGA
- a CDS encoding nuclear transport factor 2 family protein → MPSTREEATSTPEATIRRMLDLMTAGDTDAAADLWADDGVAEFPFAAGTSPRRLTGRNGIRAYLARLPELMDIREIPSMTVYRTQRPDTLVVEFTGTGSTVRTGEPYRLDYIVVLTVQDGLITCYQDYWSPLATAAAAGTLPELLDALRPEDAR, encoded by the coding sequence ATGCCGAGCACACGCGAAGAAGCGACGAGCACCCCCGAAGCAACAATCCGGCGGATGCTGGACCTGATGACGGCCGGCGATACCGACGCCGCAGCCGACTTGTGGGCGGACGACGGCGTCGCCGAGTTCCCGTTCGCCGCGGGAACCTCACCGCGCCGACTGACCGGGCGGAACGGGATCCGCGCCTACCTGGCCCGCCTCCCTGAGCTGATGGACATACGGGAGATCCCCTCGATGACCGTGTACAGGACGCAGCGGCCGGACACGCTCGTCGTGGAGTTCACGGGAACCGGATCCACAGTACGTACGGGAGAGCCGTATCGGCTGGACTACATCGTGGTACTCACCGTCCAGGACGGTCTGATCACCTGCTACCAGGACTACTGGAGCCCGCTGGCCACTGCGGCGGCGGCCGGCACGCTGCCCGAACTGCTCGACGCGCTGCGCCCGGAGGATGCCCGATGA
- a CDS encoding epoxide hydrolase family protein, giving the protein MAAEPFEVSITEAEIADLRERLRRTRWPEPEPVDDWSQGLPLAYAQELCRSWAEDYDFGFAERLNVFPQYRDTIDGLGIHFLHVRSPEPDAFPLVLTHGWPGSVLEFLGVLGPLTDPRAHGGDPADAFHVVAPSLPGYGWSDKPTRTGWGVTRIARAWDTLMVSLGYERYGAQGGDWGSAVSGALGEVAPERVVGVHLNMGSVALGTFDDPTPTERANLEAEKEFQRTGRGYSGQQATRPQTLGYGLTDSPAGQAAWIAEKFQAWTDHDGNHEDAVSRQKILDEISVYWFTASATSSARLYWESFAHFRDKVTAPSGLSIYPRDITRPSRREAELRFTDLRWFEQLPRGGHFAALEQPESLVEQVRGFFRLVRWPGIDQEPQTGAGHDAP; this is encoded by the coding sequence GTGGCCGCCGAGCCATTTGAGGTCAGCATCACCGAAGCCGAGATCGCGGATCTGCGTGAACGGTTGCGACGAACGCGGTGGCCCGAGCCCGAGCCGGTGGACGACTGGTCACAAGGGTTGCCGCTGGCCTATGCACAGGAGCTGTGCCGCAGCTGGGCCGAGGACTACGACTTCGGGTTCGCCGAGCGGCTGAACGTTTTCCCGCAGTACCGCGACACCATCGACGGGCTGGGCATCCACTTCCTGCACGTCCGCTCGCCGGAGCCAGACGCGTTCCCGCTGGTGCTCACGCACGGCTGGCCGGGTTCGGTGCTCGAGTTCCTGGGTGTCCTCGGACCACTGACCGACCCACGCGCACACGGCGGGGACCCGGCGGACGCATTCCACGTGGTCGCGCCGTCGTTGCCCGGGTACGGCTGGAGCGACAAGCCGACGAGGACCGGGTGGGGTGTCACGCGCATCGCGCGCGCCTGGGACACGTTGATGGTGTCGCTGGGTTACGAGCGTTACGGCGCGCAGGGCGGTGACTGGGGTTCGGCGGTGTCCGGCGCGCTCGGCGAGGTGGCGCCCGAGCGGGTCGTCGGCGTGCACCTGAACATGGGGTCCGTGGCGCTGGGCACGTTCGACGACCCGACGCCCACTGAACGAGCGAACCTCGAGGCTGAGAAGGAGTTCCAGCGCACCGGCCGGGGGTACTCGGGGCAGCAGGCGACCCGGCCGCAGACGCTCGGCTACGGCCTCACCGACTCCCCGGCCGGCCAGGCTGCCTGGATCGCCGAGAAGTTTCAGGCCTGGACGGACCACGACGGCAACCACGAGGACGCGGTGTCGCGGCAGAAGATCCTCGACGAAATCTCGGTCTACTGGTTCACCGCGTCGGCCACCTCGTCCGCGCGCCTGTACTGGGAAAGCTTCGCCCACTTCCGGGACAAGGTCACCGCGCCGTCCGGGCTGTCGATCTACCCCCGCGACATCACCCGCCCGTCCCGGCGGGAGGCCGAACTGCGGTTCACCGACCTGCGCTGGTTCGAGCAACTGCCGCGAGGCGGCCATTTCGCCGCGCTGGAGCAGCCGGAGTCGCTGGTCGAACAGGTGCGTGGGTTCTTCCGCCTTGTCCGCTGGCCAGGCATCGACCAGGAGCCACAGACAGGGGCCGGTCACGACGCACCGTGA
- a CDS encoding NAD(P)H-binding protein: MTGVLVTGGTGKTGSVLAELLRGQGVPVRVASRTPAPSDPGAIRFDWSDPRTHPAALRGMDRVFLVPPVQSVDPLPLVGPFLTEAQRLGVRRVVFLGSAIVLPNAPSALDLAARVRAHPGWAVLRASGFMQNFLRPHPLGERIRRHGEIRTAAGEGRVGWIDARDIAAAASALLTDTAVEPDDRRDYLLTGPKALSYADAAATITTGSGRPVRVVHIDTDEQAANYRASGIPSEFAHTLAAVEDSVRAGQEDQVSTDVLGLTGRPPRTFTEFVHQHAQEWAVMP, translated from the coding sequence ATGACGGGCGTGCTGGTGACCGGCGGCACCGGGAAGACCGGGAGTGTCCTGGCGGAACTGCTGCGCGGCCAGGGCGTGCCGGTCCGGGTAGCCAGCCGGACCCCTGCTCCCAGTGACCCTGGCGCGATCCGATTCGACTGGAGTGACCCGAGGACCCATCCCGCCGCACTGCGCGGAATGGACCGGGTGTTCCTGGTGCCACCGGTACAGAGTGTGGATCCGCTGCCGCTGGTGGGACCGTTCCTGACCGAGGCGCAGCGCCTCGGCGTGCGCAGGGTGGTGTTTCTCGGCTCTGCCATCGTGCTGCCGAACGCCCCCAGCGCGCTGGACTTGGCCGCGCGGGTGCGGGCGCACCCCGGGTGGGCCGTGCTGCGCGCGTCCGGGTTCATGCAGAACTTCCTGCGCCCACACCCGCTGGGCGAGCGGATCCGTCGGCACGGCGAGATCCGTACCGCCGCCGGGGAGGGACGAGTGGGCTGGATCGACGCGCGGGACATCGCGGCCGCCGCCTCCGCTCTGCTGACCGACACGGCCGTCGAGCCCGACGACCGCCGCGACTACCTGCTCACCGGACCGAAGGCGCTGAGCTACGCGGACGCGGCGGCGACCATCACCACCGGCTCTGGCCGACCGGTGCGCGTGGTGCACATCGACACCGACGAACAGGCTGCCAACTACCGCGCGTCAGGCATCCCCTCCGAGTTCGCGCATACCCTCGCGGCCGTGGAAGACAGCGTCCGGGCCGGTCAGGAAGACCAGGTCAGCACCGACGTACTGGGCCTGACCGGCCGCCCACCGCGCACTTTCACCGAATTCGTCCACCAGCATGCGCAGGAGTGGGCGGTGATGCCGTAA
- a CDS encoding nuclear transport factor 2 family protein produces the protein MTTPLPPVVAEYLAAVNAFDLDRMVATFAPDAYVNDARREINGVDAIRRWAEKEMVGDHVTMEVREVVDHHGDTIVRSRYDGTYDKTNLPAELVMSDHFSVRDGKIVSLAVIRNQPSPY, from the coding sequence ATGACCACGCCCCTGCCGCCCGTCGTCGCCGAGTACCTGGCGGCGGTCAACGCCTTCGACCTCGACCGGATGGTCGCGACCTTCGCCCCGGACGCCTACGTCAACGACGCGCGCCGCGAGATCAACGGTGTGGACGCCATCCGTCGCTGGGCCGAGAAGGAGATGGTCGGAGACCACGTCACGATGGAGGTGCGCGAGGTCGTCGACCACCACGGCGACACCATCGTGCGCTCCCGTTACGACGGCACCTACGACAAGACCAACCTCCCGGCCGAGCTGGTGATGTCGGACCACTTCAGCGTCCGCGACGGCAAGATCGTCAGCCTCGCTGTGATCCGCAATCAGCCCTCGCCGTACTGA
- a CDS encoding integrase core domain-containing protein: protein MSLRQSCGRTGSRFDNAAAESFWALLKEEIGTRTWPDRATARAEVFAFIETFYNRRRLRKHKVFGYLTPAETRQRHQHTLTT from the coding sequence TTGAGCCTGCGTCAAAGCTGCGGCCGCACCGGATCACGCTTCGACAATGCCGCCGCGGAGAGCTTCTGGGCCCTGCTCAAAGAAGAGATCGGCACCCGGACATGGCCTGACCGGGCCACCGCTCGCGCCGAGGTCTTCGCCTTCATCGAGACCTTCTATAACCGCCGCCGTCTGCGCAAGCACAAGGTCTTCGGCTACCTCACCCCAGCCGAGACCAGACAGCGACATCAGCACACCCTCACAACATAG
- a CDS encoding IS3 family transposase, giving the protein MWIKRSTKRTAAQAERRTGADHRGAAKSRGLLREGERSMNEMYAFIEAEKTTHGVAFLRRLLKVARSSFYAWLAAAKPRAARQAADEALAHEITVIHVASPNTYGIPRVHAELRRLGRPVNRKRVARLMRERGIQGAHRRRRRSLTRPDATIRPAPDLIGRDFHADRPGTRLVGDITCLPTAEGWLYLACWLDLATREVVGYAMAGHHRASLVIDALRMAHGRAGLQPGCITHSDRGSEYTSAEFRRVISD; this is encoded by the coding sequence ATATGGATCAAGAGAAGTACGAAGAGGACGGCTGCGCAGGCAGAACGCCGAACAGGCGCAGACCATCGAGGTGCTGCGAAAAGCCGCGGTCTTCTTCGCGAAGGAGAGCGATCGATGAACGAGATGTACGCGTTCATCGAGGCGGAGAAGACCACTCACGGTGTCGCTTTCCTGCGCCGGCTGCTGAAGGTGGCCCGCTCCTCCTTCTACGCCTGGCTCGCGGCGGCGAAACCCCGGGCTGCCCGGCAGGCCGCCGACGAGGCCCTGGCCCACGAGATCACCGTCATCCACGTCGCCTCCCCCAACACCTACGGCATCCCGCGGGTCCATGCCGAACTGCGGCGCCTGGGGCGGCCGGTGAACCGCAAGCGGGTCGCCCGTCTGATGCGCGAGAGGGGCATCCAGGGGGCCCATCGCCGCAGGCGGCGCTCGCTGACGCGGCCGGACGCCACCATCCGGCCCGCCCCGGACCTGATCGGCCGCGACTTCCACGCGGACCGTCCCGGCACCAGGCTGGTCGGCGACATCACCTGCCTGCCCACCGCCGAGGGCTGGCTCTACCTCGCCTGCTGGCTGGACCTGGCCACCCGCGAGGTCGTCGGCTACGCCATGGCCGGCCACCACCGCGCCTCCTTGGTCATCGACGCCCTGCGGATGGCACACGGCCGGGCCGGCCTGCAGCCCGGATGCATCACACACTCGGATCGCGGAAGCGAATACACCTCAGCCGAATTCCGACGCGTGATAAGCGATTGA